atctataaggccgcctgcacacgaatgggtcggacTCCTGTTGCGgcatcccgcagcggaatccaaccgtGTGCCTGGGCGGTGACCCCTCTGTACCCGTCCGACATCTTCATGCGCAGGTGgcctctgtgctgcggatgtgccgaccgtcgcacatgcacagtacagaatacCCGCGCCGTCACTAATGCGAATCCCacgacccttctgcagtgctcactgcggaagggcAGCGGGACAGAcgctttccattgacttcaattgaagccaTCTGTGCGAAGGCCGCACAGAATAGCAGCACACTGCAATTTGTCTACTGCAAGccaaaaatcgcaatcgatttctacTCGTGGACATGAAATCGCGTttggccatagcatgctatggcgggtatttgctgcggaatccaaagGCGGACACTGGCCCCGGATTACAATACAAATACGGCCATGTGCAGGGGCCCTACGTCTGAGTGAAGATGCAGGAATAAGAATAACACTATAAATGTATCTAAAATGCAGGAAATGTAATATATACCTTTTATGATGTTACTGTTCTCTCTGGAAGCGGACAACCGATGGCCATTCTTGTACTTTCCTCTTCAATGAAAATACTGCATGCACAGCATATAAGATGGCAATATAGAATGCAAGGACCTATAGAAAACCACAAGGTTATTCCAGAAGATAGAAGAATACAGGATAACATTACAAACAATGAGGAAGACGTCTATGTCTATTATGTCCTAATTCACTGGAAGGATTGGGATCACCGCTGAACATCTTGTGTCAGAGACATATATTGGGGCGGCAAGACTGTTAGAAAGAGGCATCTGGATGGAGCAGACTCAGGAACGTAGCGTATTTGTACAGCATAGCTGACCGTTCaattcttaggctgcctgtcaacgggcgtttttgcattgcgttccccgcggagaTACTccagccgcagggaacgcagtgcacgctttctatagcattgctatggaaagcgcaacccccctgtccatgagttgagaatcatagcgattgtcCGCTCACgggcggcaaatcacagcatgctgtgaattgccgcgattctccgcggtgagcctgtcaaatcggctcaccgcggagacccattggctggctcctgctcccgggcagcggctcccgtgacggatctccgccgtgggatatcacaacacccgtggacaggcagccttattgtaGAGGCCACGTCATGTAAAATGTGTCCAAATGTTTCTCATGCCAAAGAAATATTAATTGGGACAAATGTTCTCTTAATAATTATTAAATCTATACATAAGTGAAGTGATGACCCAGaagaaaacatatatatatatatatatatatatatatatatatatatatatatatataggcctcGTGTGGTATTGTGCGGCttctaccctgtttccttgagaataagacctaccccaaaaataagtcctagcctAATTTTCTAGGAGActtgaatataagccctaccccaaaaaataagccctaattacactacattaaaaaacaaaTCTGAACATTACCTAGATAACACAGTCCagatccctcccgctgctctctagatgTTCGGCACGGTTCCCACAGTACAACCAGCAGCTCTCTTACAACATCacatcctggttacgggattcataattcCTACCTcaaggaagcaatggctgtgattggctctttgactgctgctcagccaatcaatggagcACTGGATGTTCCAATCAAtggagcgatggctgtgattggccacactcagccaattcataaatcccgcctctacaatgtgataaatcaatcacagccatcagattggttcatccagcgctgcattgattggctgagcagcagtcaaagaaccaatcacagccattgtctcCTGGAGGCGAGagttatgaatcccataactggAAAGTGATGTTGCATCAGTGGCCAAGCACTGCGGGAAGCATGTTGGAGCTCTGAGAGCAGCAGGAGAgtcctggaccaagcctgctaggtaagtataagaccgcccctgaaaataagacctagtgcctcttttagggcaaaaattattataagacagggtcttatcttcagggaaacacagtaaagACTTCTCTTAGATGCTTTTGTTATTTATGCACTTACAGTGGCTGTTTGGTTGAGTTCGTTGTATTGGGAGTTCTGGTACTTTAATATCTGGGTGCCGATTGCGTTGATACTCCCTGCGCTGATATAAAGGGCTGCTGCTATGAAGTGGTAGTACACGTCCTAGTAGAAGAGAGAGAAGTTCAGGAGTTTGTATCCAGAATGAAACATAAAGGTTCTAAAATCAGAAGCTTTAGATTTTATCTTCCTAGATGTTTATAGTAAGGTCACAGCTGGAAGGGGGATAAAAGTGACCGATACGAGTCACTAGCCGTCTATTAGGATACACATTACTAATAACAAACACTAATGGAACGTAAACCACAGAGAAACAGTCTAAGTCCCGTTCCGTGGTCACTCACAATGGTCGCCTATTGCTGAGGATCCACGTTAGCGCTGTTATATCTGTGGAATGATAAATATTACATTGTAGAGACTTACCAGATGCGTCCACACGTTGGAATTCTTGTGGGCTCCTACCGTGTACACCACCATGATGGCCAATGTCCCCAGGAAGCAGAAGCAGCAAACAGCCAGTACAAACCCGTGTATATAGAGGGTTAATGCGAATGGTGTGGCACATAAAATACTCCACATGATGATTCCAAAGAGCTAGAAGACAAAGAGATACAGATGACATGACGCCTAATGCAATATACTGGGAGGATTGAAGAATAGAGATTTATCTGGAACGATTACTAAAGCAAACATCTTTCGgtaatttttattctttcacttaTTATATCTTTTCAgttcttaaagtgaacctgtccccTTGGACATGACGCGCCCTCTATGGgcggcatgttatagagcagcagTAGCTGAGCAGATGGACAGCAGGAAAGAGTGAGTctaacttgtattttatgcatttaaaGCCCTGCTCTTTCTatccttaggagtccagtgggcggtcctatcagtggtgggcggtcctatcagtgatggaCCGCCATCCCTTCTTCCGTATGACTACCGAGATGGCTGTCAGTCACTGAGTAAGAACACAGACTACTAAGAACAGAAAGAGCAGGGATTTAATTGAATAAAAGACTAGTTAAACCGCAacccaaatccacagcaaacGGCCCCGTGTAACAGCGGCTCAACtgatgaatacaatgtaaactcCAACTTGTTACTTGGGTTTCATTTAACTGATTTGGTTTAACTATGAACTAGTGATCCCCAGTTATAAACATTGaagtgatatatacatatatacaatatggCAGAAGGAAGTACGTAGCACATGATACTTACAATCTCGGGGAGAAATAAGATGTCTGGAAATGTGGAAAATACTTCGCGCCCCTTGGGCAGCGAGAATGGTATATGATTTTCCACATCACCCTTTTCAATATCCTGTAAAACAAGAACATACATTTATTGGTCAGCGACGTTATAATACTATTATTACACATTAATGAGGACCGCTCCCCCTGTTCTGGctggcctgtgtgagcgcagcatGATATAGTGACCAGTCCGCTAAGCTTAGCCTTTACTCTATATTCACTCGGTGTAATTCATATTGGAAAGCCATGGCAGAAATGTGGATTCGGCTGCGGATTTCAGCCTCATTCACTGTAGCCAATCTACGCATAGTAAGCCTGATGCATAAATCTGTGTCCAGAGGTGATGGGTCACTTCCTTTTTGCCATGACACAGATTTAATCCATTCATTGAAAAGTTCCTGGCATGTAGAATACAGTGCGGACCCCCAAAAAGGAAGAAAAGAGCAAAAAGGCGCTCCATAGTGTAATACTGCAATGTGAAATTAAACTGCAGCAATGGAAAATTGGTACCTGGGACCATATAAAAACAGCAATTCAGCAGGGTCCTTATAGCAGCACCCTCCCCGATAGCCGGATGATCGTCCGGTAAGAACAGAAGGGAAGCAGCGGGTGTTAGGAGACCAGGACAGAGACACAATTAGGAGACCAGGACAGATAGACGCTGACTCTGCTGCGAGCGCACCGAACACAAATAAATGGGACACTGTTTTCACAAGGATTTTGCAGTGGGATTGACCTGGAATGTGTCCatattctgcatcaaatccaaTGCAAAGTCCACCATGTGCACAAGGCTTTACGCAAAAGAACAATTGCTTTTTCTTGAGATTCCCCTGTAATATCAGAACCGCTCTCGATACAATAGATCTTAATACGTTTTGTACCCTAGTTGGCTCCTCTCTGTCCTCCTCCCTATGATGGTTTGCAGAtaagacatttattattgtcaCTACCTCATTCTGCCCTCATATTACACAGTATCAACAAAGTAACAGCTTCGCTTCAAATCCATTCAGTGATTGTTATATTAATTGATACTTTACTATCTACCATAATCCACAGCCTGTTATACAGAAACACTTCTACTATCCGATCAGTCTAGTAGAGTAACCATGTGTAGGCTAAAACACTTGTATGATGTGGATGAAATAGAACATCTGATGATGTCATAGCTATGATGATGTCATTTGTGATGTAGAAGATGGAGCATGAATGAGAACTGTGCCTTGTAGTCATGGAAACAATTGTTCTCATTGTCTCCTCCGTATTCTACAATTCCACATGAAGGTTCTAGTCACATGGTTGGCCTTATAGGTAACGGTATATGtgtaaaaatgctataaaagtatCCAGGTATGCACTGTATCATATCCGTAGGCTTTTGTTATAGGTCGGCGCTCCCTCTTACCCCCAGCAGCTGTATGTCTTTACAGTTGGAAGTAGTTTTGGCTTCTATGACTATATAACAGCGCCCCATCTGAAGACGCCATACTCTCTAGAGAGCCAACAGCCATTATTCCTGGTTCCACCATATAAGTGCATGCTAGTCTGAGCGTCTATGTGTTTTTAATGTGGAGAGAGGAATAAGCGGCTGCCGGCAGCGGAGGGTACATTATGATCTATGCTATAAAGAATACTGGAAGTCACCTCCGAGACCAGCGACCTGCAGAAACGCATCCAACTGGGGGATCTGATTTCTAAATGGTAACAAAACGTGGTGACTTGTAATATTCTTATAATTTACAGTGGGAGGTACATTGTCTCATATACACAGAGAAAGTATAGAACTACTGCATGTATAGAAGAGATGTGTGTAGACTAGAGACCCGTTTCTCCAGTGTACAGTAATCAGATAGATTAGGGAAATGTCTGACTGGCAATATAACTAATTCCAAGGAAAGCTGTAGATTAAAGATCATTAAGAGGTTCTGTAGGATACATTTCCTCCTGTTACTCACCATTATAATAATTATGGATGGCTTCAAAAGAATCCGAACAATAATAACACTTCTCTCTAGTAAAAGGTAAATCGCACTAAACTGTATTGTGGTGCGGCTGTGGAATATATAGGgtgtgatgatgtcataaatgtgatgtcacaaaagcCTCCCGGAGGGCTGTGGAATATAGAgtgtgatgatgtcataaatgtgatgtcacaaaagcCTCCCAGAGGGCTGtggaatgtagagtgtgatgatgtcataaatgtgatgtcacaaaagcCTCCCGGAGGGCTGtggaatgtagagtgtgatgatgtcataaatgtgTTGTGTCACAAAAGGGTGTAGATGCTATACTCTGCATAGATATGTAGTAATAACCCATctatactcattgtaaaaaaatttaaaaaaacacctacggtaggagttgtcagaatcaaatgaaactttctgggTGATTGTAAAGTTGATAAGGGATTACAATTTCAGAGCAAAAGAACCATTTAGGCAGGgttcgcacagggcggatttgttgcggttttgctgcgtttttctatggacaaaaaagcgctgcggaaaagacagcagaattgacatgctgcttgttttaaaaccgcgccgcagttgcatttccacactgcggctgtgcggaaaaaatccgccctgtgagaacagctttttccaaaactcatttgtgctgcattgcactgcaaacgcagtggttttgccgcagtgcagatatgcaacagcaatccgcggcaaaa
The nucleotide sequence above comes from Eleutherodactylus coqui strain aEleCoq1 chromosome 2, aEleCoq1.hap1, whole genome shotgun sequence. Encoded proteins:
- the LOC136610311 gene encoding myelin and lymphocyte protein-like — encoded protein: MYVLVLQDIEKGDVENHIPFSLPKGREVFSTFPDILFLPEILFGIIMWSILCATPFALTLYIHGFVLAVCCFCFLGTLAIMVVYTVGAHKNSNVWTHLDVYYHFIAAALYISAGSINAIGTQILKYQNSQYNELNQTATVLAFYIAILYAVHAVFSLKRKVQEWPSVVRFQREQ